A genomic region of Runella rosea contains the following coding sequences:
- the nirB gene encoding nitrite reductase large subunit NirB encodes MAQPQKVVVVGNGMVGYKFCEKLLNKAGGGSFSITVIGEEPRPAYDRVHLSAYFSGTSVDELTMAPASWYAENGIQLLTGECVLHIHPEARYVMTHTGRKIEYDKLILATGSSAFAPPVPGVEKEGVFVYRTIEDLDAIISYAQGAGRAAVIGGGLLGLEAAKATLDLGLETHVIEFAPRLMPRQLDAAGAGMLKRKMEALGIQIHLNKNTAHFEGESNVKGLAFVDNTSLEVDMVVVSAGIRPRDELAKQAGLGVGPRGGIMVNDELQTTDSDIYAIGECALHKGMIYGLVAPGYEMAEVVANNLALSVAKKGDVKSFHAFDMSTKLKLIGVDVASFGEPFCENTPHDTIVVEDKLKGVYKRLNITTDGKHLLGGILVGEADNYNMLLQMVKNQLILPPNPEDLVMPVRKGESAGAGMGVASLPDDASICSCENITKGTICEAIEGQNLGDVAAIKKCTKAGTGCGGCVPMLSDLLTETLKKQGKTVKKVLCEHFDYSRQEMYHLIKMSGTRTFDEVIEKHGKGCGCEVCKPAVASMLASIYNDVIAKQAVIQDTNDRYLANIQRGGTYSVVPRVPGGEITADQLITLGTVAKKYDLYCKITGGQRVDLFGARVEQLPFIWEELIDVGFESGHAYGKALRTVKSCVGNTWCRFGVQDAVGYAVRIENRYKGIRAPHKLKSAVSGCTRECAEAQSKDFGIIATEKGWNLYLCGNGGIKPQHAVLFASDLDDDTCIKYIDRFLMFYIKTAEPLQRTATWFNKLEGGLEYLRDVIINDSLGICAELEKEMEYLIETYHDEWRVAVETPEIRARFTHFVNSEEADPTLEFVEMRGQKRPSDW; translated from the coding sequence ATGGCACAACCTCAAAAGGTAGTGGTAGTAGGCAACGGAATGGTAGGCTATAAGTTCTGCGAAAAGTTGCTGAATAAAGCGGGTGGCGGCTCGTTTTCTATCACGGTAATCGGCGAAGAACCTCGGCCGGCGTACGATCGGGTTCATCTTTCCGCTTATTTCTCAGGCACGTCGGTCGACGAGCTTACAATGGCACCCGCAAGTTGGTACGCCGAAAATGGCATTCAACTCCTCACGGGAGAGTGCGTATTGCACATCCATCCCGAAGCGCGTTACGTAATGACCCACACTGGGCGAAAAATCGAGTACGACAAGCTCATTCTCGCTACGGGCTCTTCCGCGTTTGCCCCCCCTGTACCCGGCGTAGAAAAAGAAGGCGTTTTTGTCTATCGCACCATCGAAGATTTGGACGCCATTATAAGTTATGCGCAGGGAGCTGGCCGAGCGGCGGTAATTGGTGGTGGACTTTTGGGGTTAGAAGCCGCCAAAGCCACCCTCGACCTTGGCCTCGAAACCCACGTTATTGAGTTTGCTCCGCGCCTCATGCCACGGCAATTGGACGCCGCTGGTGCGGGAATGCTCAAACGTAAAATGGAAGCCTTGGGGATTCAAATTCACCTTAATAAAAATACAGCGCATTTTGAAGGCGAATCCAATGTAAAAGGGCTTGCCTTTGTGGATAACACCTCGTTGGAGGTGGATATGGTAGTGGTTTCGGCGGGTATTCGCCCCCGCGACGAACTGGCCAAACAAGCTGGCTTGGGCGTTGGCCCCCGGGGTGGAATCATGGTCAACGACGAACTACAAACCACCGATTCCGATATTTATGCCATCGGCGAATGTGCTCTGCACAAAGGAATGATTTACGGACTAGTAGCGCCTGGATACGAAATGGCCGAAGTAGTAGCCAATAATCTCGCGCTGTCTGTTGCCAAAAAAGGAGACGTTAAATCCTTTCACGCATTTGATATGTCGACCAAACTTAAATTGATTGGAGTCGACGTAGCCAGTTTCGGGGAACCTTTCTGCGAGAATACACCGCACGATACCATCGTGGTGGAAGATAAACTCAAAGGTGTTTACAAACGCCTCAACATAACCACCGACGGAAAACACCTCTTAGGTGGAATTCTGGTTGGCGAAGCAGACAATTATAATATGCTGCTGCAAATGGTCAAAAATCAACTGATTTTACCGCCCAATCCCGAAGACTTGGTCATGCCCGTCCGAAAAGGCGAAAGCGCTGGTGCAGGCATGGGTGTAGCTTCCTTACCCGACGACGCAAGCATTTGTTCCTGCGAAAACATTACGAAAGGCACCATTTGCGAAGCCATTGAAGGACAGAATCTGGGCGATGTAGCGGCCATTAAAAAATGCACCAAGGCAGGTACGGGTTGCGGAGGCTGCGTTCCGATGCTATCGGATTTATTGACCGAAACCCTTAAAAAACAGGGCAAAACGGTCAAAAAAGTATTGTGTGAACATTTTGACTACTCACGTCAGGAAATGTATCACCTCATCAAAATGTCGGGTACGCGTACCTTCGACGAAGTCATAGAAAAACACGGGAAAGGCTGTGGCTGCGAAGTTTGCAAGCCTGCAGTAGCTTCTATGCTGGCGAGTATTTACAATGACGTGATTGCCAAGCAAGCCGTTATTCAAGACACCAATGACCGATACCTAGCCAACATTCAGCGCGGTGGCACGTATTCGGTCGTACCGCGCGTGCCTGGCGGCGAAATCACTGCTGACCAGTTGATTACCCTCGGAACCGTTGCTAAAAAATACGATCTTTATTGCAAAATCACCGGCGGGCAGCGAGTTGATTTATTTGGTGCACGCGTAGAGCAACTTCCTTTTATTTGGGAAGAACTGATTGACGTAGGGTTTGAAAGCGGGCACGCCTACGGCAAAGCTCTGCGCACGGTAAAAAGCTGTGTTGGCAATACATGGTGCCGTTTTGGCGTGCAAGACGCCGTAGGGTATGCAGTTAGAATTGAGAATCGTTATAAGGGAATTCGTGCGCCCCACAAGCTTAAGAGTGCGGTATCGGGTTGTACCCGAGAATGCGCCGAAGCACAAAGCAAAGACTTTGGCATTATAGCGACCGAAAAAGGCTGGAACTTGTACCTCTGCGGCAATGGGGGCATCAAGCCCCAACACGCCGTGCTTTTTGCAAGCGACCTCGACGACGACACCTGCATCAAGTACATAGACCGGTTTTTGATGTTTTATATCAAAACCGCCGAGCCACTCCAACGCACCGCCACGTGGTTTAACAAACTAGAAGGCGGGCTGGAGTACCTACGCGACGTGATTATCAACGACAGTCTCGGGATTTGTGCGGAGC
- a CDS encoding alpha/beta hydrolase family protein has protein sequence MKRLLLLLTISVVCQLSYAQAAPELCQGAYFTEPQGKDFLGQHVPASKQEWETRAQQIRNRILEGSELQKMPPRPVSKPMIHSRREMDGYTIENVAFESIDGYYVTGNLYKPLNQKGPFAAILCPHGHTAKPDARFLEPMQFRCANLARMGAVVFAYDMIGYSDSQLSTHKIPKAFKLQTINSIRALDFLLAQPNIDKNRVGVTGESGGGTQTFMLTALDPRIKVSVPVVMVSAHFFGGCVCESGMPVHKKGNFQTNNVEIAALAAPRPMLLVSDGADWTKNNPEVEYPHLQKIYGLYGKENLVENVHLPNEKHDYGPSKRAAAYRFLAKHLKLDISKVTKADGSIDESHAKLLDRKDLEVFNEAHPRPTNAVASEEAVMAVLK, from the coding sequence ATGAAACGCCTTTTATTATTGCTTACTATCTCCGTGGTTTGTCAGCTTTCGTATGCCCAAGCGGCGCCTGAACTTTGTCAAGGTGCGTATTTTACCGAGCCTCAGGGAAAAGATTTTTTGGGACAGCACGTACCTGCGTCCAAACAAGAATGGGAAACCAGAGCGCAACAAATCAGGAATCGTATCTTAGAAGGCAGCGAATTGCAAAAAATGCCTCCGCGTCCTGTCTCAAAGCCGATGATTCACAGTCGGAGAGAGATGGATGGGTATACCATTGAAAATGTGGCATTTGAGAGCATAGATGGGTATTATGTAACGGGCAATCTCTATAAACCACTGAACCAAAAAGGCCCTTTTGCGGCCATACTGTGTCCGCACGGGCATACCGCCAAGCCAGATGCACGTTTTCTGGAACCGATGCAGTTTCGTTGTGCCAATCTGGCCCGAATGGGCGCGGTGGTGTTTGCTTACGATATGATTGGGTACAGCGATTCGCAACTGAGCACGCACAAAATTCCCAAAGCCTTTAAACTTCAGACCATCAACAGCATTCGAGCATTAGATTTTTTATTGGCACAACCCAATATTGATAAGAATCGGGTAGGGGTAACGGGAGAATCGGGTGGAGGAACGCAGACTTTTATGCTCACGGCGTTGGACCCTCGTATCAAAGTTTCGGTGCCAGTGGTGATGGTATCAGCGCACTTTTTTGGCGGCTGTGTGTGCGAAAGCGGGATGCCCGTTCATAAAAAAGGGAACTTTCAAACCAATAACGTAGAAATTGCCGCCTTGGCGGCCCCGCGCCCCATGTTGTTGGTGTCGGACGGTGCCGACTGGACTAAAAATAATCCCGAGGTGGAGTATCCACATTTGCAAAAAATCTACGGATTATATGGCAAAGAAAATTTGGTTGAAAATGTACACCTCCCCAACGAAAAGCACGATTACGGCCCTTCAAAACGCGCGGCGGCCTATCGGTTTTTAGCCAAACATTTAAAATTAGATATATCGAAAGTAACCAAAGCCGACGGAAGTATTGACGAAAGCCATGCCAAACTCCTCGACCGCAAAGACCTTGAAGTGTTTAACGAAGCCCATCCGCGTCCTACCAATGCCGTGGCTAGTGAAGAGGCTGTGATGGCGGTGTTGAAATAG
- the cobA gene encoding uroporphyrinogen-III C-methyltransferase: MKPKLTLVGAGPGDPELLTLKGLKAIQSADVVLYDALVSTELLTYAPAHARIVFVGKRRGRCEFVQQDLNQLIVDYALNYGHVVRLKGGDSFVFGRGYEEIVFAQDFGIETTVVPGISSSIAVPALAGIPLTCRGVSESFWVLTGTTKNHTLSKDVAKAAQSSATLVVLMGMQHLAQIVAELAGAGKGDTPVAIIQNGSTSEEKIGLGTVNSIVEVVEKETLANPAIIVIGEVVRLHPSYEKGRMEVLSALGY, encoded by the coding sequence ATGAAACCAAAATTAACACTTGTAGGAGCAGGTCCGGGAGACCCTGAGCTCCTCACTCTCAAAGGACTTAAAGCTATTCAATCGGCAGATGTGGTACTGTATGATGCACTCGTTTCTACCGAACTTCTCACGTACGCGCCAGCCCACGCCCGTATCGTATTTGTTGGCAAGCGTCGCGGGCGTTGTGAGTTTGTCCAGCAGGATTTGAATCAGCTCATTGTAGATTATGCCCTCAACTACGGCCATGTGGTTCGGCTCAAAGGCGGCGACTCGTTTGTGTTTGGACGCGGTTATGAAGAAATTGTTTTTGCGCAAGATTTCGGTATTGAGACCACCGTTGTGCCGGGCATTTCAAGTAGTATTGCTGTACCAGCCTTGGCAGGTATTCCGCTGACGTGCCGTGGGGTGAGCGAAAGTTTTTGGGTATTGACTGGAACCACAAAAAATCATACACTTTCTAAAGATGTAGCCAAAGCGGCTCAAAGCTCCGCTACCTTGGTTGTTTTGATGGGAATGCAGCATTTGGCGCAAATCGTGGCTGAACTTGCTGGTGCTGGCAAGGGCGATACGCCCGTAGCCATCATCCAAAACGGCAGTACGTCCGAAGAAAAAATAGGGTTGGGAACGGTTAACTCCATCGTTGAAGTTGTTGAAAAAGAGACATTGGCAAACCCCGCGATTATCGTAATCGGCGAAGTAGTGCGACTGCACCCCTCTTATGAAAAAGGTAGAATGGAGGTGCTTTCGGCTTTGGGTTACTAA
- a CDS encoding trans-sulfuration enzyme family protein yields MHYSHIINELAEDREHYFNAVSPPIVQTSNFVFNDFASLRGAFEDEMSAYLYSRGVNPTVDILRQKLAALDETEDCLVLNSGASAIFCAVMSNVQAGDHIVSVHKPYTWAWKLFDNILPRYNVSTTYVDGTLIENFEAALQPNTRVIYLESPNTLTFDLQDLEAVARLAKSRGIVTIIDNSYCSPFFQKPHRFGIDLSLQSATKYIGGHSDTVAGVLTGSKAMIKQIFDREALNTGAFVSPFNGWLLLRGLRTLPIRLKHISESTQKVVAFLKNHPAIERVYFPFDPDFPQYELAKKQMTGACGLVTIALKVDRYEQVEQFAKTLKHFLLAVSWGGHESLIMPKCAGLHPEEFDAKNLEHRLVRLYIGLEEVDYLIEDLSQALNSL; encoded by the coding sequence ATGCACTATTCTCACATTATCAACGAGCTTGCCGAAGACCGCGAGCATTATTTCAACGCCGTTAGTCCGCCGATTGTCCAAACTAGCAATTTCGTTTTTAATGATTTTGCTTCTCTGCGTGGGGCCTTTGAAGATGAAATGTCGGCCTACCTGTATTCGCGGGGTGTAAACCCAACGGTCGATATTTTACGCCAAAAATTGGCTGCCTTGGACGAAACCGAAGATTGTTTGGTGCTAAACAGCGGCGCGTCGGCCATTTTTTGCGCGGTGATGTCCAATGTTCAGGCGGGCGACCACATTGTGAGCGTTCATAAACCCTATACATGGGCGTGGAAATTGTTTGACAACATTCTGCCCCGGTACAATGTTTCGACCACTTACGTAGACGGTACGCTGATTGAAAATTTTGAAGCTGCCCTGCAACCTAACACCAGAGTGATTTATTTAGAATCACCCAATACCCTGACCTTTGACCTGCAAGATTTGGAAGCCGTAGCCAGACTGGCAAAATCGCGGGGTATTGTCACCATCATTGACAATAGTTACTGTTCCCCATTTTTCCAAAAACCGCACCGCTTCGGCATTGATCTATCTCTGCAATCGGCCACCAAATACATCGGCGGGCACTCAGATACCGTAGCGGGTGTTTTGACGGGCAGTAAAGCCATGATAAAGCAGATTTTTGACCGTGAAGCCCTCAATACGGGTGCTTTTGTATCCCCTTTTAACGGTTGGTTGCTATTAAGAGGCTTACGGACGTTGCCAATTCGACTGAAACATATTTCGGAAAGCACCCAAAAAGTGGTCGCTTTTTTGAAAAATCACCCCGCCATTGAGCGCGTTTATTTTCCGTTCGACCCCGATTTTCCGCAGTATGAATTAGCAAAAAAACAAATGACAGGTGCTTGCGGCCTGGTGACCATTGCGCTCAAAGTGGATAGATACGAGCAGGTTGAGCAGTTCGCCAAAACCCTGAAACACTTTCTATTAGCGGTAAGTTGGGGCGGCCACGAATCACTCATCATGCCCAAATGCGCGGGCCTACACCCAGAAGAATTTGATGCCAAAAATCTAGAACACCGTCTAGTGCGTCTTTATATTGGTCTGGAAGAAGTTGACTATCTGATTGAAGATTTGAGCCAAGCACTGAATAGTTTATGA